One Danio aesculapii chromosome 22, fDanAes4.1, whole genome shotgun sequence genomic window carries:
- the LOC130215592 gene encoding zinc finger protein 883-like, with protein MSDPEPCRIKQEETEELIDLMVKEECEDEEKHHVKSESETLLKTEHSFVMDRPAVKCFTCTQCGKSFSCKNNLKRHMRIHTGEKPYHCTDCGKSFTRLSSLRLHKKHIHNLIVEEEKSEELSEDMKVHHSIDTKNQQNSCYLCGRSFTNKQSLKCHERTHTGEKPYSCSLCGRRFSMLNNLKTHERIHTGEKPYSCSLCGKRFSMLNNLKRHKLIHTGEKPYTCTECGKSFRDSSNLNLHMKFHTGEKLHKCDQCGKLYSRPSDLKKHLRVHTKEKPYLCSVCGKSFSRQSSLRRHTQIHTGVREYMCVECGKSFITAQHLKRHQMRHTGEKPYKCSHCDNTFRHSGHLKIHERTHTDEKPFTCPQCGKSFIQLSHVNQHMRIHTGQKPHQCDQCSKTFLSSSELRKHLRVHTNEKPYTCSVCGKSFTWQSSLRLHEKIHTGEREYVCIECGKTFVRAGDFKRHQKIHTREKLKSL; from the exons atgagtgatccagaaccctgcagaattaaacaggaagagactgaagaactaatag atttgatggtgaaggaggagtgtgaagatgaggagaaacatcatgtcaaaagtgaaAGCGAAACTCTATTAAAGACAGAACATAGTTTTGTAATGGACAGACCCGCCGTGAAgtgtttcacctgcactcagtgtgggaagagtttcagctgcaAAAACAATCTTAAgcgtcacatgaggatccacactggagagaaaccgtatcaCTGCACTgattgtggaaagagtttcacacGATTATCGTCTCTACGATTACACAAAAAGCACATTCACA ACCTGATTGTGGAGGAGGAGAAGAGTGAAGAACTGAGTGAAGACATGAAGGTCCACCATAGTATTGATACCAAAAACCAGCAAAATtcatgttatttatgtgggaGGAGTTTTACAAATAAACAAAGTTTAAAGTGTcatgagaggactcacactggagagaaaccatacagcTGTTCACTATGCGGCAGGAGATTTAGTATGTTAAATAACCTtaaaacacatgagaggattcacactggagagaaaccatacagcTGTTCACTATGCGGCAAGAGATTTAGTATGTTAAATAACCTAAAAAGACACAAgttgattcacactggagagaaaccatacacatgtactgagtgtggaaagagtttcagagaCTCGTCAAACCTTAATCTGCACATGAAgtttcacactggagagaagctaCACAAATGTGATCAATGTGGAAAATTGTATTCAAGACCTTCAGATCTGAAGAAacatcttagagttcatacaaaggagaagccttattTATGTTCTGTGTGTGGAAAGAGCTTTTCAAGGCAGTCAAGTCTAAGAAGACATACGCAGATCCACACTGGAGTGAGAGAGTATATGTGCgttgagtgtgggaagagttttattaCTGCTCAACATTTGAAACGGCACCAGATGAggcacactggagagaaaccgtacaagtgttcacactgcgacaacaCATTCAGACATTCAGGACATCTGAAAATACACGAGAGGACTCACACTGacgagaaaccattcacatgccctcagtgtgggaagagtttcatacAGTTGTCACATGtcaatcaacacatgaggatccacaccggaCAGAAACCACACCAATGTGATCAATGCAGCAAGACATTTTTGAGTAGTTCAGAGTTGAGAAAGCACCTCAGAGTTCATACAAATGAGAAGCCTTATACATGTTCtgtgtgtgggaagagttttacatGGCAATCAAGTTTAAGACTACAcgagaagatccacactggtgagAGAGAGTATGTGTGCATTGAGTGTGGGAAGACTTTTGTTAGAGCTGGAGACTTCAAACGACACCAGAAGATTCACACTAGAGAGAAACTGAAGTCCCTTTAA